A single genomic interval of Pseudodesulfovibrio sp. S3 harbors:
- a CDS encoding biotin attachment protein, translating into MLNIKGLLDKVKASPYREIVVEAPHTGVVEFAELKQGDKVRGPGGDFKEKPGTLLVNLTREKNRKPIVAPEKGVIEALHLQHEGRFVEAGEPLVTIKHYMTRKEVIELILREALFLFRAPERAKYYFVPEVDQKLKVSGKRSVKVHDGMEFLIVSRMKRETPLVYSGPEGIIYSVYFGRGDNVDEGQPLIGVCPEDQLTVIQDVVARIQSEWEEEA; encoded by the coding sequence GTGCTTAATATTAAAGGTTTGCTTGATAAGGTCAAGGCGTCTCCCTATCGCGAGATCGTGGTCGAGGCTCCCCATACCGGTGTAGTCGAATTTGCCGAGTTGAAGCAGGGCGACAAGGTGCGCGGCCCTGGTGGGGATTTCAAGGAAAAGCCCGGCACCCTGTTGGTCAATCTCACCCGCGAGAAGAACAGGAAGCCCATCGTCGCCCCTGAAAAGGGTGTGATCGAGGCCCTGCATCTGCAGCACGAAGGCCGTTTTGTGGAAGCGGGTGAACCCTTGGTGACCATCAAGCATTACATGACCCGCAAGGAAGTCATTGAGTTGATCCTTCGGGAGGCCTTGTTCCTGTTCCGGGCTCCTGAGCGGGCAAAATATTATTTTGTCCCTGAAGTGGATCAGAAACTCAAGGTCTCGGGCAAACGTTCGGTCAAGGTCCATGATGGCATGGAATTCCTGATCGTATCCCGCATGAAAAGGGAGACCCCCCTGGTCTACTCCGGGCCTGAGGGCATCATCTATTCCGTGTATTTCGGTCGCGGTGACAATGTCGACGAGGGACAACCTCTCATCGGCGTCTGTCCCGAAGACCAGCTTACCGTCATTCAGGATGTGGTCGCCCGTATCCAGAGCGAGTGGGAAGAAGAGGCGTAA